Below is a genomic region from Salvelinus fontinalis isolate EN_2023a chromosome 2, ASM2944872v1, whole genome shotgun sequence.
gtctcttcattagtgttaatattagactgtgaatgtctcttcattagtgttaatattagactgtgaatgtctcttcattagtATTATTAGGctgtgaatgtctcttcattagtgttaatattagactgtgaatgtctcttcattagtgttattagactgtgaatgtctcttcattagtgttaatattagactgtgaatgtccCTTCATTAGTGttattagactgtgaatgtctcttcattagtgttattagactgtgaatgtctcttcattagtgttaatattagactgtgaatgtccCTTCATTAGTAttattagactgtgaatgtctcttcattagtgttattagactgtgaatgtctcttcattagtgttaatattagactgtgaatgtctcttcattagtgttaatattagactgtgaatgtctcttcattagtgttaatattagactgtgaatgtctcttcattagtgttaatattagactgtgaatgtctcttcattagtATTATTAGACTGTGAACGTCTCTTTATTAGTGTTATTAGACAgtgaatgtctcttcattagtgttaatattagactgtgaatgtctcttcattagtgttaatattagactgtgaatgtctcttcattagtgttaatattagactgtgaatgtctccctcagtgttattagactgtgaatgtctcttcattagtATTATTAGGctgtgaatgtctcttcattagtgttaatattagactgtgaatgtctcttcattagtgttaatattagactgtgaatgtctcttcattagtATTATTAGGctgtgaatgtctcttcattagtgttaatattagactgtgaatgtctcttcattagtgttaatattagactgtgaatgtctccctcagtgttattagactgtgaatgtctcttcattagtATTATTAGGctgtgaatgtctcttcattagtgttaatattagactgtgaatgtctcttcattagtgttaatattagactgtgaatgtctcttcattagtgttaatattagactgtgaatgtctcttcattagtgttaatattagactgtgaatgtctcttcattagtgttaatattagactgtgaatgtctcttcattagtATTATTAGGctgtgaatgtctcttcattagtgttaatattagactgtgaatgtctcttcattagtgttaatattagactgtgaatgtctcttcattagtgttaatattagactgtgaatgtctcttcattagtgttaatattagacagtgaatgtctcttcattagtgttaatattagactgtgaatgtctcttcattagtgttaatattagactgtgaatgtctcttcattagtATTATTAGGctgtgaatgtctcttcattagtgttaatattagactgtgaatgtctcttcattagtgttaatattagactgtgaatgtctcttcattagtgttaatattagacagtgaatgtctcttcattagtgttaatattagactgtgaatgtctcttcattagtgttaatattagactgtgaatgtctcttcattagtgttaatattagacagtgaatgtctcttcattagtgttaatattagactgtgaatgtctcttcattagtgttaatattagactgtgaatgtctcttcattagtgttaatattagactgtgaatgtctcttcattagtATTATTAGGctgtgaatgtctcttcattagtgttaatattagactgtgaatgtctcttcattagtgttaagattagactgtgaatgtctccctcagtgttattagactgtgaatgtctcttcattagtATTATTAGGctgtgaatgtctcttcattagtgttattagactgtgaatgtctcttcattagtgttactagactgtgaatgtctcttcattagtgttaatattagactgtgaatgtctcttcattagtgttaatattagactgtgaatgtctgTTCATTAGTGttattagactgtgaatgtctcttcattagtgttaatattagactgtgaatgtctcttcattagtgttaatattagactgtgaatgtctcttcattagtgttaatattagactgtgaatgtctcttcattagtgttaatattagactgtgaatgtctcttcattagtgttaatattagactgtgaatgtctcttcattagtgttattagactgtgaatgtctcttcattagtgttaatattagactgtgaatgtccCTTCATTAGTAttattagactgtgaatgtctcttcattagtgttattagactgtgaatgtctcttcattagtgttaatattagactgtgaatgtctcttcattagtgttaatattagactgtgaatgactcttcattagtgttattaTTAAACTGTGAATGACTCCTTGTATTAGTACAACAGGACTGTTTCACCTGGTTGGGGACCAACTCCCTTAGCCTTGTTAATGTGGAGTCGACAGGTTCCAGATTAGAAAGGCTAACAGGCAGGAAGTGACAAGGAGAGAACCGATATAATGTGACCATTAAACAATACCGGACTGTTCTTATTATCAGGGATCAATGTGGATGTTTCATTTCTTCAGGGAGACGCCGCTATCAATCTCTTTATGCATATTACATCAGCCAGCCTACAGCGCCAATTAAATAATAATTAAAGTGCCTTACTTTGACATGTTTGTAGGCCTGGTCCTCCAGTGGCAGCGGGGTGTGtgtggggctggggagagagagtgtgaggctGGCAGGGGGAGCAGGAGGAGAGGCAGGCAGCTTACTGCTGCTCTGGTCCTGGATGTGATCTGCAGGGCTGCAGGGGAAGgggacagcctctctctctcctctctcccaagGTCCTGATCCTTCAGTCAGCCCTCGAAGGTGCAGCccgctgtgtgtctgtggtggggtTGGTCTGTTGaagctttcctcctcctcttcatcctgctTGGTCTCTacatccacctctccttcctcctccccttctcctccgctCTCAGAGGCGTAGCTGCAGCTGGTCCCGGGGGACAGGTGGAGCTCTGACCCAAACTCCTCCAGGTTGCCATGGAGCTTGGCGATGCTTTCTGCGTCCTTGACGACGGGTCGGAAGGCTGAGTGGTAGTAGGCTTTCCTGGCCTGGAGAGATGGGTTGTCCAACACCTTCAGCCAACCCTCTGAGTTCACAGGgcgcaggtcagaggtcagggtgcAGGAGTCAAGGTCAAACAGACCTGACCTGGGTGTGGCTCCCATGCCTGTCCCTGCCCCTGGGTGTGGGGGCTCTGAGATGTCGAGGAAGGCCTGCCTGAGGGAGGGCCTCTCGGCCAATGAGGACAGAGTGTTGACGGAGGGCTGTGGCTGCAGGTAGGTGGGCACCGGGAGGCCCCCAGCGACCCTAGGGGGCCAGAACATGCAGAACGGAGGATAGAAGGTGTCTTTACGACCGGGCCACAGCAGACCTGACAGACCAGTGTTCTTCTGTCCTCCAGCCACCTCACTGTCATCTTTATTCTGCTGACAGAGGCTGAAGGCTGGGAAGGAGTAAGGGTTGGGGAACAGGGAAGTGGGGGCGAACTTCTGCAGCATGCCGAACCCTTTACTGGGCACAGGGATCACCGGGTAGCTGCGAGGGTTGTTACGGGGAGACAGGCTGCTTCCatccaggtcctcctcctcctcgaagCGGCTCCTCTTCTGGACCAGGTCAGGGGTCATCATGTGGGGCAGACCGGAGTTCACAACCTTCCCCGGCCCCATGGGGGAGCAGTGAGATGAGGGTAGACACCGCTTCCTGCTGCCACCATTAAACATGGCCTTCACGTCCTCCCAGGCAAAcgccaggtcatcaggaggggtTTTATCTGACAGCTTCAGGTGGCGTCTCCAGGAGTTGAAGTTAGCAGCGTCCGGCTGGGTGTACTTGGCATCAGGAGTACGGTGAGAGTGGAAGATGAACTTGTTAGGAGAGAAGTACATGCTGCAGTAGGAACACTTGATGCACTTGGCTCTGCTGCTGTTGTAGCGCGCTGGGATGAAGTTACCACGGCTACCCCAGGCACACTCGTGTGACACATCAAAGGCGAAGTTGTCGGGCAGTTTGGGGGGGTTGTTCTCTCCCAGGAAGGACTTACACAGCCGCTCCGCCTCTCGCTTGGTGATCATGCCACAGCGGCGGGAGGAGATGGGCATGGCGCCAGCTCGCCTCAGGATCTCCAGCTGGACAGGGGTGCACTGAACACAGGTGATACCCAGCGCCACGCGGCGGTTGTGGATCTCGTTATAGCTGTAGTTCTTCAGCAAAGTGTTGGAGATCTGGGCCAGACACAGCCGCTCCTGATGGTCGATCACCAAGGAGACGATGGGTACACCATACAGAACCACTTGACCCACCTGGTTGAGCTTCagggaggaggagtgggggggtcTGGGGGGGGTCAGGGGCTCCTGCTGGAAGGAGCTGGGGGGGGTCGTCATGGTAGCGCTGGTGTAGGTTGTGTTGCTGTGGAGTCTGATTGGAGGATACTGTGCTGAACACATGAGCCAGAGTTCAAACTGAACATCAGTCAGACACTCTTTTAGTTGTAATAATAATGACAATAACAACAATCAGCACTTTGTATTATTATCAAAAAATATTTGTGATTTCTTACGTTgcttatttgtattattttattataaacattcacttaagTTTGTACtgagaatgtaaaaaaaaaactaaaaacattttgcAGAACAAGTTTAATGCAACTCCGCCTGGGCCCGCTGCATATTCCACTTTAATGCGCATCGAAGACAAGTAGCCGAAGTGTTTACAACAAATGTATATCTGGGAGAACGATACAGACTTTACTGTAGACAAAGATCAATAGTTACTTTACTCTGGATGTCATTTGTTGATCGCCTGCATTTATATACGTTGATTAAAAAAGTATAGAATTGCAATTGAACATGacaaaattaaaaattaaaaaaatcctAATTTAACAGAACTTCAATTTCTCTGACGTTGAAACAAAAGTTTGTATTTGACATTTTCTGCCAAAACACTGGAGGCTATTTACACACGTCAATCTGAGTTGCAGTATAGAATTTGAATTGATTTACACGTTAATCTGAGATGCAGTATAGAAGTTTAATTGATTTACACGTTAATCTGAGAAGCCGTATAGAAGTTTAATTGATTTACACGTTAATATGAGAGGCAGTATAGAAGTTTAATTGATTTACACGTTAATCTGAGGCCGTATAGAAGTTTAATTGATTTACACGTCAATATGAGAGGAGGTATAGAAGTTTAATTGATTTACACGTCAATATGAGAGGAGGTATAGAactttgtaaatgtattattatatattattaaccGAATATACCTTATTATATATGGCGTATCATAGTGTGAACTCTGTTGAATAATAATGGATATTCGTCAGACGTTACATTAGGCtatatacaaaaaaatacaggttgacCTGCAGATCAAACCGACACGTGAGGCTATCCCGAACAGGGCCTAGATACACAGGAAACGAAATGTCCTCCCAAAAAGTACGATTCTAAattaaaaggtcaaataaaaaggtACCACATTGTGTCGCTTCTAGATTTTACTGCAGCTTTAAACCAGAATGCATTTAACATATATACATGATTATAGCCTactaatgtaagtcgctctggataagagcgtctgctaaatgacttaaatgtaaatgtaataatagCCCATTGATGCCGATAGACACGAATATAACTAATCATAGCCTACTAATAATAGGCCTactgaaaataataatttaaaaacgAAAGGCTAGTGGAGGTTAATACTACAGTAGGCTACTCTTCCTATTTACACCAATGTGTTGTTCACTAAACAGGAAATCTCCTCTGATGAGAGAAACCGAAATGTTACGAAAAGAAAAACAGCCCTGATCTCCCGCTCAAAACAACCGACAAATTAAAACCCATATAAAATGTATCCTATAAACAGCCGTACATTAAATCAGAATATAGAAgaagagactgtatgatgttctATAAAATAACATTCGGCGAAGAGTAACTCGTTCCGGTTTATTCCCTTTAGAAGACAAGGAGCTGTCGGACCGGACTTGATTGGCGCGTGGCTCTGCCCCTCTTCTAGACGTACAGCTCGAGCCAATGCCGTTTCACTAAGTGACACAACACCTGCAGAGACTAACTCACCAGCTGGACCAGGGCGAACAACGGGATGTGCATATCCAATCTGAATGAGGAGGATCATTcacaaaaccacaaacagcacATATATTGCAGACTTACCAACAACGACAGGAACAGTAGTAGGTCGATGTCACCAACTCAAATGCTTCAGTGGCCTGTTTTAAACGGTGTCGGTCCCAAATCACAGAACTCATAGGCctatgtaaatcaaatgataggTCTAACGTAAAATGCTTTACTTGGGCCTATAGGCTATCAATTCAAACTAATATAATCAATACTCACCTTCAGGTAATTCCTGATTGCACTTCATTTGTCTTTAGCAAATGTTCCGTCCAACCCTTTTATCTACCACGACATCGAGAAAGGCGTATAGCAGGCTATATACCAAATAAATGTACAGGCCTGTGAGGCACCAACATGTCACATATGGGCCTCGTCACATTATCAAATAGGCTAAAGAAAGGCCCGTGAAGGAGCTGGAAATGAACATTAACCAGTGTTGCATTATATATTTTtcgttttagtcatttagcagacgctgttatTCAGAGCGAAGTGAGTGCATACAATTGTCATACTATTTCGTACTGGTCcctcgtgggaattgaacccacaaccctggcgttgcaagacatgtagcggtgtagctaactagaacTACACGCTACTTTTTTGTTGCCAAAATAAAAGAGCATATGCGTGAAGTAGGCAATAATGTTTCATCACCTGAACTGACTCGAACCATGTGTTGAtgtgtttaataggctaaattacacattcCGTTAACATACGACCCCGAaggctaaattacacattctgttaacacACGACCCCGAAGGGATCTGTATCCAGTTTTAAGTCTATGACAATTCAGATGATCATTTTTACAAAGTAGTTATAGTCAAACTAAAATATacttttattggtcgcatacacatatttagcagatgttattggtcacatatttagcagatgttattggtcacatatttagcagatgttattgcaggtgtaacaaaatgcttgtgttcctagcgccaacagtgcagtaatatctaacaattcacaaaatATACACATCATTCTAAAAGTacaggaatggaattaagaaataaataattttaggacgagcaatgttgaAGTCTGGAGTATAAATACagcatatatacagtgtgtgtgtaaacaTTATGTACAGGATGTGGATATAATATTTAGTATATCTGTAGAAAACTGACTCGAACCGAAGGATAGAATGTGCATTTGGGACCGACACCGTTTAAAACAGGCCACTGAAGCATTTCAGTTGGTGACGTCGACCTACTACTGTTCCTGTCGTTGTTGGTAAGTCTGCAATATATGTGCTGTTTGTGGATTTGTGAATGATCCTCCTCATTCAGATTGGATATGCACATCCCGTGACTCGAAGGATAGAATAGCATATATACAGCTATAGTTGAATAAgatggccttgactagaatacagtatatactgtacatatgaaattagtaaaacagtatgtaaacattattaaagtaaacCAGTGTTCCATCATTAAAGtaaaccagtgttccattattaatgtggccagtgttccattattaaagtaaaccagtgttccattattaaagtggccagtgttccatTAATAAAGtaaaccagtgttccattattaaagtaaaCCAGTGTTCCATCATTAAAGtaaaccagtgttccattattaaagtaaaccagtgttccattattatagtggccagtgttccattattaaagtaaaccagtgttccattattaaagtggccagtgttccatTAATAAAGtaaaccagtgttccattattaaagtaaaCCAGTGTTCCATCATTAAAGtaaaccagtgttccattattaaagtggccagtgttccatTAATAAAGTAAACCagtgtttcattattaaagtAAACCAGTGTTCCATTAATAAAGtaaaccagtgttccattattaaagtaaaccagtgttccattattaaagtaaaccagtgttccattattaaagtggccagtgttccattattatagtggccagtgttccattattaaagtaaaccagtgttccattattaaagtggccagtgttccatTAATAAAGtaaaccagtgttccattattaaagtaaaccagtgttccattattaaagtaaaccagtgttccattattatagtggccagtgttccattattaaagtaaaccagtgttccattattaaagtggccagtgttccatTAATAAAGtaaaccagtgttccattattaaagtaaaCCAGTGTTCCATCATTAAAGtaaaccagtgttccattattaaagtggccagtgttccatTAATAAAGTAAACCagtgtttcattattaaagtAAACCAGTGTTCCATTAATAAAGtaaaccagtgttccattattaaagtaaaccagtgttccattattaaagtaaaccagtgttccattattaaagtggccagtgttccatTAATAAAGTAAACCAGTGTTCCATTAATAAAGtaaaccagtgttccattattaaagtggccagtgttccatTAATAAAGTAAACCAGTGTTCCATTAATAAAGtaaaccagtgttccattattaaagtaaaccagtgttccattattaaagtgaaccagtgttccattattaaagtaaaccagtgttccattattaaagtaaaCCAGTGTTCCATCATTAAAGtaaaccagtgttccattattaaagtaaaCCAGTGTTCCATTAGTAAAGTAAACCAGTGTtcaattattaaagtgaccagtgttccattattaaagtaaaccagtgttccattattaaagtggccagtgttccatTAATAAAGtaaaccagtgttccattattaaagtaaaCCAGTGTTCCATTAATAAAGtaaaccagtgttccattattaaagtaaaCCAGTGTTCCATTAATAAAGtaaaccagtgttccattattaaagtggccagtgttccatTAATAAAGtaaaccagtgttccattattaaagtggccagtgttccattattaaagtaaaccagtgttccattattaaagtaaaCCAGTGttcaattattaaagtggccagtgttccattattaaagtaaaccagtgttccattattaaagtaaaccagtgttccattattaaagtggccagtgttccatTAATAAAGtaaaccagtgttccattattaaagtggccagtgttccatTAATAAAGTAAACCagtgtttcattattaaagtAAACCAGTGTTCCATTAATAAAGTAAACCAGTGTTCCATTAATAAAGTAAACCagtgtttcattattaaagtaaaccagtgttccattattaaagtaaaccagtgttccattattaaagtaaaccagtgttccattattaaagtggccagtgttccatCATTAAAGTAAacaagtgttccattattaaagtaaaccagtgttccattattaaagtggccagtgttccatgcatatgtacatagggcagcagcctccaaGGTGCAGGGGAGAGTACCCTGGTGAACTACTTAATCAAAATAACATTAGTTCAGTAAACTATCGTTTTCGTAAGGGTACAGTGTAGCTTAACTTATTCCAGTATCAAGTAATTGGCAGCTTTGTAAATTATATTTTTagagcttccccaacactgactTTAACTCAAATAGGCCTACATGGAAGAAATTCAAAAATGTGGGATTTTCCATGCAGGATACAATGAATAACAAGACTAGTTACCTGGAACAAGACAATAGGCCTAAATGTTATTTAATTATTCACTATAGgccatttatttattcatttattctcttttttttctaccatgttgttgacttgtttattgtttactccatgtgtaactctgtgttgttgtctgttcacactgctatgctttatcttggccaggtcgcagttgtaaatgagaacttgttctcaactagcctacctggttaaataaaggtgaaataaaaaaaaatatatatatattgcgtgGCCATATGAGCCTTCTGTCAGCTGATTGGCTATAgtgaaaatgtaatgtaaatcatGCTGATTGTTAAAATCACTAAATCAACTTTAAGCCTAATTGTTTTCATGTTTACTGATACCAATATTTAGTATGTTTCTAACCGTCACATGATCACCTAGAGATCCCTTCAGGGCTTTCATTGATAAACACCAAGTAGACAACAttcagagaagaggaggagaggggagatgaatcaggggaggaggaggaggaggagaggagatgaggaggagggggagatgaggaggagatgaggaggagaggagatgaatcagaggaggaggaggaggagagggaataggaggagaggagatgaggaggaggaggagaggagatgaggaggagatgatgaggaggaggagatgaggaggagatgagatgaagcagaggaggaggaggaggcgatgaggagatgaggaggaggagatgaggaggagatgagatgaagcagaggaggaggaggaggagggggagatgaggaggaggagatgaagcagaggaggaggaggaggagatgaggagatgagggagaggagatgaggaggagatgagatgaatcggaggaggaggaggagggggagatgaggaggaggaggagagtgaaaagGTAATACAGAGATGATATTTCTTCATCATAATAGAAGGCCACATATGAGACATACTCTATGTCTGCCATCACTAACAATACAcgggatagaggagagaaacagatgacGTGTTTGTAGCCGAAACACCTCATCAATTACCTAAACTGTTTATTGATGTAAAGAGTATTGATATGCAGTCACATTATGTCATCAACACTGGAAACAATCCGACTGGAATTCAATGAATTAAAGCCACCAAGGATGAGTTACCATCCAGTAGTCGGAGAGTTGACTGGACACATTTAGTCAATGAGATGGATTAGGACTGGTACACTACATATTACAATACAATACCTTTCAGTACTTAGaaggacaaaaatgcaatttcactCAATAGGATAAGACACATTTACATTTAGAATAGTCTACTTTGATTGCAAATAATATTGAAAATGGTATGAAATAAATTAATACATGCAATTTAATTGAGTTTTTGTCCTAAACCTGACGGCAGTGACAGCACCCCGAGCCCCATCTGCTTCTCTTTAGACCAATTTAGATGTCATTGCTCGAGCTTTTGTGTCGCCTCCGGAGCACGCGGCCAGGCAGCAGCATCAAGCGACAGGACGTTCCCAccgtccaacacacacactacaatggTAAAGAAATGTTCACTGCATTTGATTATTAAAACTAACATATTACTTTAACAAAGTACAGGCTAAATTAAGTCAATATAATACAATCATATTTCTTATTTATCTTACACTTCAATCGCCTAGGTTGGCTTTCCTTTCAATGAACGATCCCGGACATTAATTTGGGAAAGCTACCAAAGCTTTTGGTAGTGGTGGGCCGATGATTATGTGCGAACAAATATCAGCGAAAGGAAGGAACATAACTATACTGTAGAAATatgggctatatatatatattataatatttgATCCTGGACCATTTTAACTGCGAAATCCATTCATTGTCCATTTTGATAATACATGACGCTGTTATTGGCGGTCTCCCTACAGTGAAATGAATCATGCGTTTAAAACACAATAGCTGTTTGACCTCTCTGGGTCAATAAGAAACAAGGTTATAAATGAAGAGCTACAAGAGTAAGTGATCCGGAGACGTTTAACATCAAATCAGTCAACAAATGAACGGAGCCCCGGGTGGGTCATTATCATATAGAAATACGTCATCTGATCTCCGTATATTATCAACATCTGATACCGGTAGATTAGGTCGCGTGTCGTTTGGCGGCAGAACGGCGCGTGGGAACAGTTAATAAACAACATTTGCTTTTGTTTCAAAAATATTATTGTAGATCTTGTTTGTTTGCAATT
It encodes:
- the skor2 gene encoding SKI family transcriptional corepressor 2, translating into MTTPPSSFQQEPLTPPRPPHSSSLKLNQVGQVVLYGVPIVSLVIDHQERLCLAQISNTLLKNYSYNEIHNRRVALGITCVQCTPVQLEILRRAGAMPISSRRCGMITKREAERLCKSFLGENNPPKLPDNFAFDVSHECAWGSRGNFIPARYNSSRAKCIKCSYCSMYFSPNKFIFHSHRTPDAKYTQPDAANFNSWRRHLKLSDKTPPDDLAFAWEDVKAMFNGGSRKRCLPSSHCSPMGPGKVVNSGLPHMMTPDLVQKRSRFEEEEDLDGSSLSPRNNPRSYPVIPVPSKGFGMLQKFAPTSLFPNPYSFPAFSLCQQNKDDSEVAGGQKNTGLSGLLWPGRKDTFYPPFCMFWPPRVAGGLPVPTYLQPQPSVNTLSSLAERPSLRQAFLDISEPPHPGAGTGMGATPRSGLFDLDSCTLTSDLRPVNSEGWLKVLDNPSLQARKAYYHSAFRPVVKDAESIAKLHGNLEEFGSELHLSPGTSCSYASESGGEGEEEGEVDVETKQDEEEEESFNRPTPPQTHSGLHLRGLTEGSGPWERGEREAVPFPCSPADHIQDQSSSKLPASPPAPPASLTLSLPSPTHTPLPLEDQAYKHVKTHKSRDHGLPVCATKENSKTADENKEPSNFFVSETKSSDPEYWREMAGDQSQDGSSPVPLKEDVENMEKEELQKVLLEQIDLRRRLEQEFHALKGNSPFPVFHSIQKHPERKDHITS